A genomic window from Glycine max cultivar Williams 82 chromosome 17, Glycine_max_v4.0, whole genome shotgun sequence includes:
- the LOC100809437 gene encoding BTB/POZ domain-containing protein NPY1 — protein sequence MKFMKLGSKPDALQSDGKSIRYISSELATDIIITVGEVKFHLHKFPLLSKSNSLQKLLSKANEENADEIQLDDFPGGPKAFEICAKFCYGMTVTLNAYNVVAARCAAEYLEMTEDIDRGNLIFKIEVFLTSSIFRSWKDSIIVLQTTKSLLPWAEDLKIVGRCIDSIASKTSVDPANITWSYTYNRKLSELDKIVEDKITPQEKIEPVPKDWWVEDICELDIDLYKRVMITVKSKGRMDGVVIGEALKIYAVRWLPDSVDALVSDAHAWRNKSLVETIVCLLPCDNGMGCSCSFLLKLLKVAILVEADESSRGQLMKSIGLKFHEASVKDLLIPARFPQNTKYDVDLVQDLLNLYMTNIKGSRDVVVEEKKDRANDESILGQRSLLNVGKLVDGYLGEIAHDPNLSLSSFVALSQSIPEFARPNHDGLYRAIDVYLKEHPSLTKSERKNICGLMDVKKLTVEASMHAAQNERLPLRVVVQVLYFEQVRAASNARALGNSPHNSTNTHVNGDEECAKSGGESCQSLDNQMCHMKIRDEQLQKNGKLNKKSSKNSRSGMQLLPSRSRRIFDKLWIVGKGQGENRSSETSGSSNSPTSVVPGDTKSSGSSLRHRRHSIS from the exons atgaagtttatgAAGTTGGGTTCGAAGCCTGATGCTCTTCAAAGCGATGGAAAATCTATCAG GTATATATCATCTGAATTGGCTACAGATATTATCATAACTGTTGGTGAAGTTAAGTTTCACCTGCACAAG TTCCCTCTACTGTCCAAGAGTAATAGTTTACAAAAGTTGCTGTCAAAGGCTAATGAAGAGAATGCTGATGAAATTCAATTGGATGATTTTCCTGGTGGTCCCAAGGCCTTTGAAATATGTGCAAAGTTCTGCTATGGAATGACTGTTACTCTTAATGCTTACAATGTTGTGGCTGCTCGTTGCGCCGCTGAGTACCTTGAGATGACTGAGGATATTGATAGAGGAaacttgattttcaaaattgagGTGTTTCTTACCTCGAGTATCTTTCGCAGCTGGAAGGATTCTATAATTGTTCTCCAAACTACTAAATCTCTTCTACCGTGGGCTGAGGACTTAAAGATTGTTGGGAGATGTATAGATTCCATAGCTTCTAAAACTTCTGTGGATCCTGCAAACATCACTTGGTCTTACACTTATAACCGTAAATTATCGGAGCTTGATAAAATCGTTGAGGACAAGATAACACCACAAGAGAAAATTGAGCCTGTTCCTAAGGATTGGTGGGTTGAAGATATATGTGAGCTGGACATTGATCTTTATAAACGTGTAATGATTACTGTCAAGTCAAAGGGAAGAATGGACGGAGTTGTGATTGGCGAGGCACTAAAAATCTATGCTGTAAGATGGTTGCCTGATTCTGTTGATGCATTGGTTTCTGATGCTCATGCCTGGAGGAACAAATCTCTTGTAGAAACAATTGTCTGTTTGTTGCCGTGTGATAATGGCATGGGTTGTTCGTGTAGTTTCTTGCTGAAGCTACTGAAAGTGGCCATATTAGTTGAAGCTGATGAGTCTTCTAGGGGACAATTGATGAAGAGCATTGGTCTAAAATTTCATGAAGCTTCTGTCAAAGATTTACTGATTCCAGCAAGGTTCCCCCAGAATACCAAATATGATGTTGATTTGGTGCAAGATCTTTTGAATCTATACATGACTAACATAAAGGGAAGCCGTGATGTGGTGGTTGAGGAGAAGAAAGATAGAGCAAATGATGAGTCAATTTTAGGACAGAGGTCTTTGTTGAATGTTGGCAAGTTGGTTGATGGTTATCTTGGAGAAATTGCACATGATCCAAATCTCAGCCTCTCTAGCTTTGTTGCTCTATCACAGTCAATTCCAGAGTTTGCTAGACCAAATCATGATGGTCTGTACAGAGCTATAGACGTATACTTGAAG GAGCACCCAAGTTTGACAAAATCTGAAAGGAAGAACATATGTGGACTAATGGATGTCAAGAAATTGACAGTAGAAGCATCGATGCATGCTGCACAGAATGAACGCCTTCCTCTTCGAGTTGTGGTGCAGGTTCTCTATTTTGAGCAGGTCAGAGCTGCTTCCAATGCTCGTGCACTCGGCAACAGTCCACACAATTCTACAAACACTCATGTCAACGGAGACGAGGAGTGTGCGAAATCGGGGGGAGAAAGCTGCCAATCCCTCGACAACCAGATGTGTCACATGAAGATTAGAGATGAACAGTTGCAAAAGAATGGGAAGTTGAACAAGAAGAGTAGCAAGAACAGCAGAAGTGGCATGCAGTTGCTGCCATCTAGGTCAAGGAGAATCTTTGACAAGCTATGGATTGTTGGTAAGGGACA